Proteins encoded within one genomic window of Macrotis lagotis isolate mMagLag1 chromosome 3, bilby.v1.9.chrom.fasta, whole genome shotgun sequence:
- the LOC141516696 gene encoding olfactory receptor 5B2-like produces the protein MTSMENRSEVNEFIFTGLTDVPEFQVPLFIMFLLIYLITLLGNLGLVILISWDSHLHSPMYFFLSNLSMVDIGYSSTITPKVMAGLLSGDKVISYKGCATQFLFFGAFSGTESFLLAAMAYDRHAAVCKPLHYTTTMTPIVFVILPSAAHICGFLTSSVVTGYIFSLSFCRSNMVHHFFCDMPPLLVLSCSDVHVIELVVFILGSFTVFFPFLVVFTSYLLISITILKIRSAEGRQKAFSTCGSHLTAVSIFYGTIMFMYFQPSSNHSMDSDKMVSVFYTIIIPMLNPLVYSLRNKDVRNAFRKAVRGRV, from the coding sequence ATGACATCTATGGAGAACAGATCTGAAGTGAATGAATTCATCTTCACAGGATTAACAGATGTCCCAGAATTTCAGGTTCCTCTCTTCATTATGTTCCTGCTGATCTACCTTATCACCCTATTAGGGAACCTGGGGCTAGTAATTCTGATCTCCTGGGACTCCCACCTCCACTCACCAATGTACTTTTTCCTCAGTAACCTGTCTATGGTAGACATTGGCTACTCCTCAACTATTACTCCCAAGGTGATGGCTGGTCTCCTCTCAGGGGACAAAGTCATTTCTTATAAAGGATGTGCTACACAGTTTCTATTCTTTGGGGCCTTTTCTGGTACTGAAAGTTTCCTCTTAGCAGCCATGGCCTATGATCGCCATGCAGCTGTGTGTAAGCCCCTACATTACACCACCACCATGACTCCAATAGTTTTTGTAATTCTACCCAGTGCTGCTCATATCTGTGGCTTTTTGACCTCCTCTGTAGTCACAGGATACATATTTAGTCTTTCATTTTGTAGATCCAACATGGTCCATCACTTTTTCTGTGATATGCCCCCTCTTCTGGTTCTGTCTTGTTCTGATGTCCACGTCATTGAGTTAGTAGTATTTATCTTAGGGTCATTCACTGTCTTTTTCCCATTCCTTGTTGTCTTTACTTCATACTTGTTAATCTCTATCACCATCCTGAAGATCCGTTCTGCTGAAGGCCGCCAAAAAGCCTTCTCCACCTGTGGTTCCCATCTCACAGCAGTGTCTATATTTTATGGGACAATCATGTTCATGTACTTCCAGCCGAGCTCTAATCATTCAATGGACTCAGACAAAATGGTGTCAGTGTTCTACACCATAATCATCCCAATGTTGAACCCATTGGTCTATAGTCTAAGGAACAAAGACGTCAGGAATGCTTTCAGGAAAGCTGTGAGGGGACGAGTTTGa
- the LOC141516697 gene encoding olfactory receptor 5B12-like, whose product MISMENRSEVNEFILTGLCDAPELQVPLFIMFTLIYLITLVGNLGLIALISWDSHLHTPMYFFLTNLSLVDIGYSSAITPKVIAGLLTGDMVISYNGCATQLFFFVVFATTESFFLASMAYDRHAAVCKPLHYTTTMTPTVCVILASAAHICGFVTSSIVTGNMFGLSFCRSNIVHHFFCDIPPLLVLSCSDVHIIELVVFILGSFTVFFPFLVVFTSYLLIFITILKIRSAEGRQKAFSTCGSHLTAVSIFYGTIMFMYFQPSSNHSMDSDKMVSVFYTIIIPMLNPLVYSLRNKDVRNAFRKAVRGRL is encoded by the coding sequence ATGATATCTATGGAGAACAGATCTGAAGTCAATGAATTCATCCTTACAGGATTATGTGATGCCCCAGAGCTTCAGGTTCCTCTCTTCATAATGTTCACCCTCATCTACCTCATTACCCTGGTAGGGAACCTGGGGCTAATAGCTCTGATCTCCTGGGATTCCCATCTCCACACCCCCATGTACTTTTTCCTCACTAACCTCTCTCTGGTAGACATTGGATATTCCTCAGCCATTACTCCCAAAGTAATAGCTGGGCTCCTCACAGGGGACATGGTTATTTCCTATAATGGATGTGCTACACAATTGTTCTTCTTTGTGGTTTTTGCTACTACTGAAAGTTTTTTCTTAGCTTCCATGGCCTATGATCGCCATGCAGCTGTGTGTAAGCCCCTACATTACACCACCACTATGACTCCAACAGTTTGTGTAATTCTAGCCAGTGCAGCTCATATCTGTGGCTTTGTGACATCCTCCATAGTCACAGGAAATATGTTTGGCCTTTCATTTTGTAGATCCAACATAGTCCATCACTTTTTCTGTGATATTCCCCCTCTTCTGGTTCTGTCTTGCTCTGATGTACACATCATTGAATTAGTAGTATTTATCTTAGGGTCATTCACTGTCTTTTTCCCATTCCTTGTTGTCTTTACTTCATACTTGTTAATCTTCATCACCATCCTGAAGATCCGTTCTGCTGAAGGCCGCCAGAAAGCCTTCTCCACCTGTGGTTCCCATCTCACAGCAGTGTCTATATTTTATGGCACAATCATGTTCATGTACTTCCAGCCGAGCTCTAATCATTCAATGGACTCAGACAAAATGGTGTCGGTGTTCTACACCATAATCATCCCAATGTTGAACCCATTAGTCTATAGTCTAAGGAACAAAGATGTCAGGAATGCTTTCAGGAAAGCTGTGAGAGGACGACTTTGA